ttaaggTCACTAACTTTGTCTTGTCTTGTTGccagcaagaaacgagaatcgtcctccattccattcTGTTTGCACAGCTTCCAACGctgtcaagttagagtccagttggaattaataacttcaaagtgaatcaccattttaaattaaatgaaatctctttccaaacattgtaatacaaacaataaactacaattgaccaaAAAGGGTTTTTTAGTATATGTTGTTAACACATTGCGAGTCTTTAGCTGTtattagtttaaccacagcgaggacactcgcagagttttaaagaagagtaaaaatgtctttgtaaagctcactaCAGGTGTGCTGCCATCACTGCACTTTGAAACACAGAGAGATGACGACGACTGTTTTTTCAAGtctgagctgctgcacaaaacagcggaTGAATAGCTCACAGCATCAAATACTAAAAGCGGGCAATGTGGCCGTTTCATCTGAACCCCCAACCTCCCCCTCACTACGGGCCAGTTTTAATGCCATGTGATCTACCCACGGTATCTTTGTGATCAATATATTGGGCACTCTTgatttatggcctctgaaaatggagggactatgaATAAAATAGTTGTAATTCAAAATCGCTAGTTACATTTTTgtcaaaccccttgaattaaaaagtggagactgtttcatttcaactccactgtagtGGTGTagagaaacaaattaaaaaaaataattacagtCCAAGTACTTGTGGGCCTGACTGTATGTGCAAGACGTTCTTCCAGAATGTGGTGTACTCAGTTAAGCGTGTTGTTTTTCCTATTTGTTACATTGTCTTTCATTTTACTGACCAGTCACTCCTCTCTGTCTGTGTGCCTCCTTTTATCTGTTGATGCAGGAGCTATTTTTGTTGGCCTCGACAACCATGTCGTGCCGTGACATCCACGCCACCAATGCCTTTGCTTTCATCATTGCCTTCATTTCTGTGGGAGGGATTTTCGTGGCAGCAGTAATCCCACAGTGGCGCGTAACAAGACTCATCACCTTTAATCgcaatgccaagaatgttagtgTGTATGACGGGCTGTGgtcaaaatgtgtgaaacaggATGGCTACTCAGGATGTTACCACTATGATACAGAGGTATTACTGTCAGAAGTCAGAATGTTGTGCAGGAAGAGAAACATTCACTTTGTAAATGTCTTACATGCTTTCACTTTTCCAGTGGTATGCTAATGTGGACCAACTGGATTTGCGGCTCCTGCAGTTCTGCCTGCCTATGGGTCTGATGTTTGGTTCTCTAGCCTTACTGCTGTGCATGGCTGGAATGTGTAAGACCTGCTGCTGTTCTGACAAGCCGGAACCAGACATTAAGACCATCCGTTGCCTGGTCAATAGTGCAGGCTGCCATCTTGTGGCTGGGGTGTTTTTGTTCCTGGGAGGAGCAATTGCTCTAGCCCCCTCAGTGTGGTTCCTGTTTCGCACCAAGGAGATGAATATCAGATACGACAACATTTTCTCTGTTGGGTTTGCTGTGTATGTATCCATAGGCTGCTCTGGAGGACTGATGCTTGCTGCTCTGTTGATGTTCATGTGGTACTGTATGTGTAAGAAATTGCCGTCACCTTTTTGGTTGCCTCTGCCCTCCATACCTACCTCAGTGTCCACCCAGCCTCTCACTGCTAATGGATATCCTTCCCCTGTCTGTGGCCCTCTGCCGCTCCCACCACAGACCTATGCTCCTGCTGTGATTGACACTCACCCATATCTGCCCTCCCAAGGCTACATGCCAGGTGTGGCAGCCCCTGTCCCATCACAGGTGTACATGTCTCAGATGTCAGCTCCAGATGGGTATGGGTCAGAGGTAGGGGGTGCCCAGGCGTATACCTACACTTCTTCTCAGAGCTACGCTCCCTCACAGAGCTATGCTCCTTCTCAGAGCTATGCTCCCTCGCATAGTTATGCTCCTTCTCAGAGCTATGCATCCAGCTATACAGGTCACCGCTACTCCTCCCGCTCACGGATGTCTGCCCTAGAGATCGACATTCCTGTGCTCACACAGGAACAATAACGGAGTCTGATGGGGATCAAGCAGTAGTATGGGTTTCATCACTGGTCACTTAATGGAGAATGACAGAAGGAAGTTACTGATCTGCCATCTGCAGCCTGTAGAGGGACAGATTCAGCTGTTTattcattccagtctatattctaAAATTGAATATAGAAAAAAGATCCCTGGAGGGAGTATGGTTCACATTTTTGTTtcccagcaataaataaataaatactggaaAGACCACCACTGTTATACTGTTTAGAGTGGTAAGACTGGAAAATGAACATTTTGTAGCAGTCAGAAATATATTTATATACTGACCTGAATTAACCGGTTGTGAAGTCATACTTACTTGTTTCACCAGCCTGAAGGAACCTTAAACACGAAAGCTTCAAAAGGACCAACTTACTGGCTGTACCGTTTCAGCTTTTCAAAGGTGGTGGAATGACTTTTCTACTGTAAATTAAACTAATCCCGAACACTGGCTGCCAAAATACAGAAAGGTGGTAAAGTAATAAAagtattttgttacatttttataTTTGACAAATCGTGCAcacaaaaattatttttgggTTAATGGCTTTTTATACATAAGTCTTAACTGCTGAAAGTAACACCATTTACTTTAAGCTTAGTTTTCAGCCTTGCATCCAAATCCTCAGTATGTACTAATGCCAGTGAGAAATATATTATTCAGCAGTTACTATAGTACATGGAGTACAGTTTTTGTATGTACTACACAACCTCCAGCTCACCTGTCCTTTGACCTGAATGCTTACAGTGCTGCCAAAAAGTTGTGTACCCTCGCATTTTTACACATTTGAGTTTTGTAATGGCATAAAATGTCATATATAACTAAATACAAAAAATTCAAACTTGCTTATATTAAAATTCTCAAGACCCATtcgatgacttggaaatgttcatgtgcagtggcttgcaaaagtattcaggcccttggtatttcacacattttaatttgtttatggtgtttcaaatacaaaaagttaatcaggcttctcaatataaaattttttaaaattatcttccttaaagtcaaactgaaaacaaatctctacaactcgatatatataaattaattaaaaatataaaagccaagatgatgggttgcataagtaatcagccgctACTGAAATTTTACTGTTTTGacaactatctactccacacagatttaccatagtgaCAGTGTTTGTGCTTCTTCATAacggatgtaaataaagtccaagacatattcagtgacttggaaatgtccatgtatccatctcctgacttgtctgaagaaaactggc
The Thalassophryne amazonica chromosome 7, fThaAma1.1, whole genome shotgun sequence genome window above contains:
- the LOC117514386 gene encoding claudin-12-like is translated as MSCRDIHATNAFAFIIAFISVGGIFVAAVIPQWRVTRLITFNRNAKNVSVYDGLWSKCVKQDGYSGCYHYDTEWYANVDQLDLRLLQFCLPMGLMFGSLALLLCMAGMCKTCCCSDKPEPDIKTIRCLVNSAGCHLVAGVFLFLGGAIALAPSVWFLFRTKEMNIRYDNIFSVGFAVYVSIGCSGGLMLAALLMFMWYCMCKKLPSPFWLPLPSIPTSVSTQPLTANGYPSPVCGPLPLPPQTYAPAVIDTHPYLPSQGYMPGVAAPVPSQVYMSQMSAPDGYGSEVGGAQAYTYTSSQSYAPSQSYAPSQSYAPSHSYAPSQSYASSYTGHRYSSRSRMSALEIDIPVLTQEQ